CCCTGGGAGACGCGGCGGGCTCGTTCGCCGTCGTGTTCGGGGTCCGCGTCGCCGAGCGGCCGCCTGACCGGCAGCACCGGTACGGCCACGCGAAGGCGGAGTCCCTCGCGGGGCTGGCCGTGGCCGTGCTCCTCATCCTCGCCGGCCTCGCCATCGGGGGCGAGGCGGTCGTGGCGCTGTTTGCCCCGCGCCGCGAGGCGCCCGACTGGGCGGCGGCCTACGCGGCGGCGGGCGCGCTCGTGGTCAAAGAGGGCCTGTACCAGTGGAACGCGAGGCTCGGACGGCGGCTGCGCTCGCCCGCGCTCTTGGCCAACGCCGCCGACCACCGTTCGGACGAGTGGACCTCCGTGGCGGCCGTCGCCGGCGTCCTCGGCGCGCGCCTGGGCATGCCGCTGGCCGATCCCCTGGCCGCGCTGCTGGTGGCGGCGCTCGTCCTGTTTTACGCCGTCCAGCTCGCGGGGGAGAACGTCGACGAGTTGCTCGACCGCGAGGCGGACAGCCCGACGCGCGCGCTCGTCCGCGAGACGGCCCTCTCCGTCCAGGGCGTGCGGCAGGTGCAGCGGCTGCGCACCCGGCGCTCCGGGCCCTTCGTGCACGTCGACATGGAGATCGGCGTCGACGGCCACCTCTCGCTCGTGGAAGCCGACCGCCTCGCGCACGCCGTCATCCACGCCGTCGAAAACCTGGACGTCGTCCAGGACGTCGTGGTGCACGTCAACCCCATCCACACACCGAAGTCCGGATCCCAGGTCTAGGAACGCACATCCGACCCGAATCCCCGGCACCCGGCGCGCCCGACGCGGCGGGCATGGTCCCACTTGCCACTCGCGCCCGCGGGTCGTATACTTCGTGGCGATAACGATGAGTCATATGACCTACTGCTAACGACGGGCGGGGACGCGATCATGGGACTTGAGCGACCGGCCGCCTCCCTCTCGCGGCGCGAGCGCCAGCGCGCGCTGCGGGAAACGCTGCGACGCGAGCCGCTGCTGACGGACGAAGAGCTGGCGGAGCGGTTTCACGTCAGTGTGCCCACGATCCGCCTGGACCGGGCCACGCTCGGGCTTCCCGACGTGCGCGAGCGGGCGCGCTCGCTGGCCAGCCAGGCGCTCGGCCGCGTGCGCGCGCTCGGGCCGCAGGAGATCGTCGGCGAGATCGTCGACGTCGAGCTGGGCCGGCACGCCGTCTCCATTCTCGAAGCCGAGGCCTCCCATGCCTTCGAGCGGAACGCCACCGTCCGCGGCCAGCATCTGTACGCGCAGGCCGAGTCCCTCGCCATGGCCGTCGTCGACGCGGGCGACGCCGTGCCGGAAGTGGTCAACGTGAAGTTCAAGCGCCCGGTGCGCATCGGCGAGCGGGTCGTCGCCAAGGCCGAGATCCTTCGCCAGCCGCGTCCCGGACAGTGGGTCGTGCTCGTCCAGTCGCGGGTCCAGAACGACATCGTCTTCCGCGGCAAGTTCCTCGTGACGCAGGTCGCGCCGGCCGCGGGCGACGATCCCGCAGCCGCCGCGATCCGTGACGAGCATTCACCCGTCCAGGAGGAGGCGAACCGTTGACCGGCCTCACGCTGGCGCTCGACGTCATGGGCGGCGACCATGCCCCGCAGGCGACCGTGGCGGGTGCCCTGGCCGCCCTGCGCCAGGACCCGGAGTTGCGCCTGATTCTGGTGGGCGACCGCACCACGATCGACGACGAGTTGCGCCGGGCAGGGGGAGAACCGTCCGATCGCCTCGCCATCCGCCACGCGAGCGAGGTCATCGGCTACGACGAGGTTCCGGTGCACGCCTTCCGCCGCAAGCGGGACTCGTCGATCGCCGTGGGGCTGCGCCTGGTCCGCGAAGGCGAGGCGGCCGCGTTCGTCTCGGCCGGCAGCACCGGCGCGCTGATGGCCGGCTCGCTTCTCACGTTCGGAAGGATCCCTGGCGTTCGCCGTCCGGCCCTCGTGCAGGTCATGCCGACGTTCGCCGGCCCCGGGCTCGTGTTT
The window above is part of the Clostridia bacterium genome. Proteins encoded here:
- the fapR gene encoding transcription factor FapR, with the protein product MGLERPAASLSRRERQRALRETLRREPLLTDEELAERFHVSVPTIRLDRATLGLPDVRERARSLASQALGRVRALGPQEIVGEIVDVELGRHAVSILEAEASHAFERNATVRGQHLYAQAESLAMAVVDAGDAVPEVVNVKFKRPVRIGERVVAKAEILRQPRPGQWVVLVQSRVQNDIVFRGKFLVTQVAPAAGDDPAAAAIRDEHSPVQEEANR
- a CDS encoding cation transporter; amino-acid sequence: MAPASQGLRGRRSLHRAAWIALWANLALAVGKGIAGAVFASHALVADALHSLGDAAGSFAVVFGVRVAERPPDRQHRYGHAKAESLAGLAVAVLLILAGLAIGGEAVVALFAPRREAPDWAAAYAAAGALVVKEGLYQWNARLGRRLRSPALLANAADHRSDEWTSVAAVAGVLGARLGMPLADPLAALLVAALVLFYAVQLAGENVDELLDREADSPTRALVRETALSVQGVRQVQRLRTRRSGPFVHVDMEIGVDGHLSLVEADRLAHAVIHAVENLDVVQDVVVHVNPIHTPKSGSQV